Proteins co-encoded in one Alphaproteobacteria bacterium SS10 genomic window:
- a CDS encoding mannose-1-phosphate guanylyltransferase/mannose-6-phosphate isomerase has product MQFTNQKTTPVIMAGGSGTRLWPLSRSMRPKQFQQLIGNTTPFQETCQRVADQSRFTAPIIVTAESYVELVHEQLAELSIEPLEVIVEPMARNTGPAIAAALISMKSKMPNGRILVLPSDHLIHDRAAFLTATDRAEELVLAGDLITTFGIEPTEPHTGYGYICRGSALVVSETTTIDRFVEKPNRQTADQLISDKGALWNSGMFFMSVKRGLRELAVHAPEILASVNQALKFSKQERTTVHLEAVSFSRCPDISIDYALMEKTSYGAVVAVDCGWSDIGGFTALWQQHSHDLDGNATNGDVITKDTRNSFIRSDGRLVAVVGLDDVVVVDSGDAVLVTSKDRSQDVKSVVAELSQSGNQVAHEFTEQQGASASTRPWGSYQILDEDEGFKVKRITVKPGGRLSLQYHHHRAEHWTVVSGVATVTVDDEEHTLKPNQSVHIPLGAHHRLENFGTEPVHLIEVQCGTYLGEDDIVRLDDVYGRDAVDQAIQPVAAE; this is encoded by the coding sequence ATGCAATTCACTAATCAGAAGACGACACCGGTGATTATGGCTGGCGGTTCAGGTACCCGCCTTTGGCCGCTTTCCCGGTCCATGCGCCCGAAGCAGTTTCAACAGCTGATCGGTAATACCACGCCATTCCAAGAAACATGCCAACGGGTTGCCGACCAATCGCGGTTCACCGCGCCAATCATCGTGACCGCCGAGAGCTATGTTGAGCTGGTCCACGAGCAATTGGCCGAGTTGAGCATCGAGCCATTAGAGGTGATCGTGGAACCGATGGCCCGCAATACCGGCCCAGCCATCGCCGCTGCTCTGATCTCTATGAAGTCGAAGATGCCGAATGGTCGGATCTTGGTTCTGCCATCGGATCACTTGATCCATGACCGGGCGGCCTTCCTAACCGCAACGGACCGTGCCGAAGAGCTTGTCTTGGCCGGTGATCTGATCACCACCTTTGGGATTGAGCCAACCGAGCCGCATACGGGCTATGGCTATATCTGCCGTGGTTCAGCGCTAGTCGTCTCTGAGACCACAACCATCGACCGGTTCGTGGAGAAGCCAAACCGTCAAACCGCTGATCAGCTGATTAGCGATAAGGGTGCGCTTTGGAACAGCGGCATGTTCTTCATGTCCGTGAAGCGCGGCCTGCGTGAGCTTGCGGTCCATGCACCGGAAATCCTGGCATCGGTTAACCAGGCTCTCAAATTCTCTAAGCAAGAGCGGACGACCGTTCATCTGGAAGCTGTCAGCTTCTCACGATGCCCCGACATCTCAATCGACTATGCGCTGATGGAGAAGACCAGCTATGGCGCCGTTGTCGCGGTGGATTGTGGTTGGAGCGACATTGGTGGCTTCACCGCCCTATGGCAGCAGCACAGCCACGACCTGGATGGCAATGCCACCAACGGCGATGTCATTACCAAGGACACCCGGAACTCATTTATCCGCAGTGACGGACGCCTGGTGGCGGTTGTCGGGCTGGATGATGTTGTCGTGGTCGATAGCGGCGACGCTGTCTTGGTCACCAGCAAAGACCGCTCCCAGGATGTGAAGTCCGTGGTGGCTGAGTTGTCTCAATCGGGCAATCAGGTCGCCCATGAGTTCACCGAACAGCAGGGTGCCTCCGCATCAACCCGCCCATGGGGCAGCTACCAGATCCTTGATGAGGATGAGGGCTTCAAGGTGAAGCGCATCACGGTCAAGCCGGGTGGTCGCCTATCCCTGCAGTATCACCACCACCGTGCTGAGCATTGGACCGTTGTTTCCGGCGTTGCCACCGTCACGGTCGATGACGAGGAACACACACTGAAGCCAAACCAGAGTGTGCACATCCCGCTCGGCGCCCATCACCGGCTTGAGAACTTTGGCACAGAGCCGGTGCACCTCATCGAAGTTCAGTGCGGCACCTATCTCGGCGAGGACGACATCGTGCGCCTCGACGATGTGTACGGCCGCGATGCAGTCGACCAGGCCATCCAGCCGGTCGCCGCCGAATAA
- a CDS encoding molybdopterin-dependent oxidoreductase produces the protein MKTIALPSQLRDISFTFITVIIMAFASLSAAHANDPILIVKGKVTGAPHVHSHETLNRFNQHTIRTTTDWTDGITEFQGPLARDILTVAEGAGDTVRAVAVNDYAVEIPMSDFWDYDVILATSMNGQPLSLRDKGPIWVVYPRDEHPELQSVEHNDKWIWQLKEIIVK, from the coding sequence ATGAAAACCATCGCCCTGCCCAGCCAGCTTCGTGACATCAGCTTTACCTTCATCACCGTTATCATCATGGCCTTTGCTAGCCTCAGTGCCGCCCATGCCAATGATCCCATCCTTATCGTGAAGGGTAAGGTCACCGGCGCGCCTCATGTGCATAGTCATGAGACGCTTAACCGGTTTAACCAGCACACCATCCGCACCACCACTGATTGGACGGATGGCATCACCGAATTCCAAGGGCCGCTTGCCCGTGACATCCTCACCGTCGCCGAGGGCGCCGGCGACACAGTCCGGGCCGTTGCAGTGAACGATTATGCCGTCGAAATTCCTATGAGCGACTTCTGGGACTACGATGTCATCCTGGCCACCTCAATGAACGGCCAGCCGCTGTCATTGCGCGATAAGGGGCCAATCTGGGTGGTTTATCCAAGGGATGAGCATCCCGAGCTGCAATCCGTTGAACACAATGATAAGTGGATCTGGCAGCTTAAAGAGATCATCGTCAAATAG
- a CDS encoding response regulator, whose translation MKNAAAIRYAVVIIAIVGCAAAFWTGIRNALKADQSLQEFLIEDVVWAAAQTHSELVRLSAEIHEYQRINDRARLSRRVDIVWSRLNVLQRGSVAEFLDQTDLDEVPSQLEQALEDLDAMLAPVLLNQAGHVDWTAASELVNGQVIAIRSWSNSVLHAEQGRMARYASQRDSAYGYIIAAFGGLALGSILFIIAFGLEARSARRSQAAAQEAGERASAAEQRLIDAIEALPEGFALYDSDDRLVICNSRYKEIYSLAAPEIYPGNTFENIIRYGAERAEYVEAQGRVDDWVQERLEMHRNPGPPIEQRLDGGRWLRIEERKTSDGGVVGFRIDISEIKRAEQLLLRAEEAAQLGHWTYNVEDDEIVYSEQLLQLLNLPADSKNIALETFAELIDDGYRQGFYDQLLDLAFTGKSAEYMARLVGNTDRYLLLKIVPELDAKGRVISLFGTAQDITARHLAELRMESAMQHAQEADKAKSQFLAVMSHEIRTPLNGLIGALNLVGDATDPGENSRYIDLAVRSASRLRTVLNDVLDFTRIESGHLKISSDPFDFSRFIQDTMQFWQASAVAKQINLSSEVDAEIPPTLIGDQIRLRQVIDNLISNAIKFTPEGGEVTICAEFSPMEWAVADERYQIRFRILDNGPGLDESVRSKIFREFVQVGSMQNAESQGSGLGLAICHRLVGLMGGEIDFRARRDGGTEFWFDVPMLAMDEALNPIEPQQAARPSEEVTLPSGLQVLLAEDNLTSQIVVEAELAKRGCEVTVVGNGQDAMEAALAGSFDVVLMDVSMPVMSGTDATQAIRKRTSELPIIALTAYASLNEAEQFIQAGMNAVVAKPIDWSVLTTEINRCLATGTSGSQSIGLVKPALSDPEPEMLNDPLIDAPQLTQMLDALSEAAIERMSGQIGQDLAGCQSQLQAGVDDQDLEQLEAGSHKLQGLAGIVFADRLNTAAKLLNDQARAGNLAAALDASQTVLPLISQTNQEFDKFMALRQAGSQTLSADT comes from the coding sequence GTGAAGAACGCAGCGGCCATCCGTTATGCCGTCGTCATCATCGCGATTGTCGGATGTGCAGCTGCCTTCTGGACTGGTATCCGGAATGCCCTGAAGGCTGATCAAAGCCTTCAGGAATTCCTGATTGAGGATGTGGTTTGGGCGGCTGCACAGACCCATAGCGAGCTCGTCAGGCTCAGCGCTGAAATTCACGAATATCAACGCATCAATGATCGTGCCCGGCTATCCCGCCGGGTCGATATTGTTTGGAGCCGGTTAAACGTTTTGCAACGCGGATCAGTGGCAGAATTCCTGGACCAGACCGATCTTGATGAGGTGCCTAGTCAGCTTGAGCAGGCGCTAGAAGATCTGGATGCCATGCTGGCGCCCGTGTTGCTGAACCAAGCCGGCCATGTTGATTGGACGGCCGCCAGTGAACTGGTAAACGGACAGGTGATTGCTATCCGGAGCTGGTCTAACAGCGTGCTGCATGCTGAGCAGGGGAGGATGGCGCGTTACGCCAGCCAACGTGACAGCGCTTATGGCTATATCATCGCCGCATTTGGTGGGCTGGCCCTGGGCAGTATTCTGTTCATCATTGCGTTTGGTTTGGAGGCGCGAAGTGCCCGCCGATCCCAAGCAGCGGCGCAAGAGGCGGGTGAACGTGCCAGCGCCGCCGAGCAGCGCCTGATTGACGCGATTGAGGCGCTACCTGAGGGGTTTGCCCTCTATGACAGCGATGATCGGTTGGTAATCTGCAATAGCCGCTACAAAGAGATCTACAGCCTCGCCGCGCCGGAGATTTATCCCGGCAATACCTTTGAGAACATAATCCGATACGGCGCCGAGCGGGCCGAGTATGTCGAGGCCCAAGGCCGCGTTGATGACTGGGTTCAAGAGCGGCTGGAGATGCATCGCAATCCCGGCCCACCAATTGAACAGCGGCTAGACGGTGGGCGTTGGCTGCGGATCGAGGAGCGGAAGACCTCAGATGGTGGTGTCGTCGGCTTCCGCATTGATATCTCTGAGATCAAACGGGCCGAGCAGCTGCTTTTGCGTGCTGAGGAGGCGGCCCAGCTGGGTCACTGGACCTACAATGTTGAGGATGATGAGATTGTCTATTCAGAGCAGCTTTTGCAGCTTCTGAACCTCCCGGCTGATTCCAAGAACATCGCGCTCGAGACCTTTGCCGAGCTTATCGATGATGGCTATCGGCAGGGCTTCTATGACCAGCTGCTGGACTTGGCCTTCACGGGTAAGTCCGCCGAATACATGGCCCGTTTGGTTGGGAACACCGATCGATATCTGTTGCTCAAGATTGTGCCAGAACTGGATGCAAAAGGCCGGGTGATCTCGCTGTTCGGCACGGCGCAGGACATCACGGCGAGGCACCTTGCAGAGTTGCGTATGGAAAGCGCCATGCAGCACGCACAGGAGGCAGATAAGGCAAAGAGCCAGTTCCTAGCCGTCATGAGCCATGAGATCAGAACCCCGCTCAACGGTCTCATCGGTGCGCTGAACCTGGTCGGCGATGCAACCGATCCGGGGGAGAACAGCCGCTACATCGACCTCGCGGTACGGAGTGCCAGCCGATTGCGCACGGTGCTGAATGATGTGCTCGACTTCACTAGGATTGAGAGCGGGCACCTGAAGATATCTTCTGATCCCTTCGACTTCTCCCGCTTCATTCAGGACACCATGCAGTTCTGGCAGGCCTCTGCCGTCGCGAAGCAGATTAACTTGAGTTCAGAGGTCGATGCGGAAATCCCACCGACCCTGATCGGCGACCAAATTCGGTTGCGGCAGGTGATCGACAACCTGATCAGCAACGCGATTAAGTTCACCCCGGAGGGCGGTGAGGTCACCATCTGCGCCGAGTTCAGCCCGATGGAATGGGCGGTGGCCGATGAGCGCTACCAAATCCGCTTCCGTATTTTGGACAATGGCCCCGGCCTGGATGAGAGCGTTCGCAGTAAGATTTTCCGCGAATTCGTTCAGGTTGGGTCTATGCAGAACGCGGAATCCCAAGGTTCCGGCCTTGGTCTTGCCATCTGCCATCGTCTGGTCGGCCTAATGGGTGGTGAGATTGATTTCCGTGCCCGACGGGATGGGGGCACTGAATTCTGGTTCGATGTGCCCATGCTGGCGATGGATGAGGCCCTTAACCCAATCGAACCACAGCAGGCAGCCCGCCCGAGTGAGGAAGTCACACTGCCCTCAGGCCTGCAGGTGCTGCTGGCCGAAGACAATTTGACCAGCCAGATCGTTGTGGAGGCAGAGCTGGCCAAACGAGGCTGTGAAGTTACCGTTGTTGGCAATGGCCAAGACGCGATGGAGGCCGCCCTGGCTGGCAGCTTCGATGTGGTCCTGATGGATGTCTCGATGCCGGTGATGAGTGGCACGGATGCGACCCAGGCGATCCGCAAGAGAACCTCTGAGCTGCCGATCATCGCCCTAACGGCCTATGCCAGCCTTAATGAGGCTGAGCAGTTCATTCAGGCAGGCATGAATGCCGTGGTTGCTAAACCAATCGATTGGTCTGTGCTGACGACCGAAATTAACCGATGCTTGGCCACTGGTACTTCCGGTAGCCAAAGCATTGGCCTGGTCAAACCCGCGCTGTCTGATCCGGAGCCTGAGATGTTGAATGATCCGCTAATCGACGCACCGCAACTTACCCAGATGTTGGATGCGCTAAGCGAGGCGGCGATCGAACGCATGTCCGGCCAGATCGGCCAGGACTTGGCGGGATGTCAGAGCCAACTTCAGGCCGGCGTCGATGATCAGGATTTGGAACAGCTGGAGGCTGGCTCTCACAAGCTTCAAGGTCTAGCAGGCATCGTCTTTGCTGATCGGTTAAATACCGCCGCTAAGCTTTTGAATGATCAGGCCCGGGCGGGTAATCTCGCAGCCGCGCTCGACGCATCCCAGACTGTGCTGCCCTTGATCAGCCAGACCAACCAAGAATTCGATAAGTTCATGGCCTTACGTCAGGCCGGATCTCAGACATTGAGTGCTGACACATGA
- a CDS encoding sigma-54-dependent Fis family transcriptional regulator — protein sequence MTQHPVLLVEDTPSLSVVYEDQLRSAGIGCDMAETGAQALEFLNQRSYKAILLDLKLPDMDGFDILRNLNDMGVDSAVIVITAHGSMNMAVEAMQLGAKDFLVKPFAKERLITTVKNAIETATLQSEVTSIKEDLGRPSFQGFVGSSLPMQAIYKTIASVATSKASVFITGESGTGKEVCAEAIHNASPRRTEPFVPLNCGAIPSELIESEIFGHLKGSFTGATADRPGAALMANKGTLFLDEICEMDINLQSKLLRFLQTGKVQKVGSSKLEDVDVRIVCATNRDPLVEVEAGRFREDLYYRLHVVPIHLPPLRERAGDVLEIAEDFLKRFSREEGKAFTAYTPEAQDKLVTYGWPGNVRELQNVIRNAVVLNEGEQLDASMMTFSERSGQPAPTPITATPTMTAPAPSVAAATPAQPAQSGPNSVSLGRSYKEIEQDVIEKTISMCGGSIPKAAKLLQLSPSTIYRKREGWIEVTAGS from the coding sequence ATGACCCAACACCCCGTCCTTCTCGTTGAAGACACCCCGTCCTTATCGGTGGTCTATGAAGATCAGCTGCGCAGCGCTGGCATCGGTTGCGATATGGCTGAAACCGGGGCGCAGGCCTTAGAGTTCCTCAATCAGCGCAGCTACAAGGCGATCCTTCTTGATCTGAAGCTGCCCGATATGGATGGCTTCGACATCCTGCGAAACCTCAATGATATGGGAGTGGATAGCGCGGTTATCGTGATCACGGCCCATGGCTCGATGAACATGGCGGTTGAGGCCATGCAGCTGGGCGCGAAGGACTTCCTGGTGAAGCCCTTTGCCAAGGAACGCCTGATCACAACGGTTAAAAACGCGATTGAGACGGCAACACTCCAGTCTGAGGTCACCTCAATCAAAGAGGACCTGGGGCGGCCAAGTTTCCAGGGTTTTGTGGGCAGCTCCCTACCGATGCAGGCGATCTATAAGACCATCGCCAGTGTCGCCACCTCAAAGGCCAGTGTCTTCATCACCGGCGAGAGCGGCACGGGTAAAGAGGTCTGTGCTGAGGCGATCCACAACGCCAGCCCGCGCCGCACCGAGCCCTTTGTTCCCTTGAATTGCGGTGCAATCCCGAGCGAGCTTATTGAGTCTGAGATTTTTGGCCATCTGAAGGGTTCCTTCACCGGTGCGACGGCGGATCGTCCGGGGGCCGCATTAATGGCCAATAAGGGGACGCTGTTCCTCGATGAAATCTGCGAGATGGACATCAACCTGCAGTCCAAGCTGCTCCGTTTCCTCCAGACCGGCAAGGTGCAGAAGGTTGGGTCATCCAAGCTTGAGGATGTGGATGTGCGCATTGTCTGCGCAACCAATCGTGACCCCCTGGTCGAGGTTGAGGCTGGCCGGTTTCGTGAAGACCTCTACTATCGTCTGCATGTTGTACCGATCCATTTGCCGCCCCTGCGAGAGCGTGCCGGTGATGTGTTGGAGATTGCTGAGGACTTCCTAAAACGCTTCAGCCGTGAAGAGGGCAAGGCCTTCACTGCCTACACGCCAGAGGCCCAGGATAAGCTGGTTACCTATGGTTGGCCCGGTAATGTAAGGGAGCTTCAGAACGTCATTCGCAATGCTGTCGTCTTAAATGAGGGCGAGCAGCTGGATGCCAGTATGATGACATTCAGTGAGCGGAGCGGCCAACCAGCCCCGACACCTATCACGGCGACGCCGACAATGACGGCGCCAGCGCCATCGGTCGCTGCGGCAACCCCGGCACAGCCAGCCCAAAGCGGCCCAAACTCAGTATCACTGGGCCGCAGCTACAAAGAGATTGAACAGGACGTCATTGAGAAGACCATCTCAATGTGCGGTGGCAGTATCCCAAAGGCCGCCAAGCTTCTGCAGCTCAGCCCCTCCACGATTTATCGTAAGCGTGAGGGCTGGATTGAGGTGACAGCTGGAAGTTGA